Proteins found in one Zea mays cultivar B73 chromosome 1, Zm-B73-REFERENCE-NAM-5.0, whole genome shotgun sequence genomic segment:
- the LOC118476164 gene encoding zinc finger BED domain-containing protein DAYSLEEPER-like, translated as MMKSVVAKRMRLNNSSSSYSRGIRTELDKYLAEECEDEVKVFDILAWWKGQSSRFPILSRLARDVLAIPISTVASESAFSTSGRILDDFRTSLTPFMVEALVCTNDWVRRATPINVAENTEELAKLEEELIHEFKDKEINENNASKSQVLGSKNKSKATTTSTKTKSHSKQSSKTSKSKPSNSKAI; from the exons ATGATGAAGTCCGTAGTTGCCAAGAGAATGAGGCTCAATAATAGCTCAAGTAGTTACAGTAGGGGCATTAGGACAGAATTAGACAAGTACTTGGCTGAAGAGTGTGAAGATGAAGTAAAAGTTTTTGATATTCTTGCTTGGTGGAAAGGGCAGTCCTCTAGATTTCCCATACTATCTAGATTGGCCCGTGATGTGCTGGCCATTCCAATTTCAACAGTTGCAAGTGAATCTGCATTTAGCACAAGTGGGCGTATACTAGATGATTTTAGAACTTCCCTCACTCCATTTATGGTCGAAGCTCTTGTATGCACAAATGATTGGGTTAGGAGGGCTACACCAATCAATGTTGCTGAGAATACTGAAGAGTTGGCTAAGCTAGAAGAAG AGCTGATACATGAGTTTAAGGATAAAGAAATAAATGAAAACAATGCTTCCAAGTCACAGGTTctaggaagcaagaacaagagcaAGGCCACCACCACTAGCACTAAGACGAAATCACATTCTAAGCAATCTTCAAAAACAAGCAAAAGCAAACCGTCCAACTCAAAGGCTATATGA
- the LOC103643830 gene encoding uncharacterized protein At4g38062: protein MSRSFFPTCSSQKAEMEEMAKELDDLRAEVEALTAQLRAKSDLADGLKRASADHAARLRDARAEAERNAAEAAARGEEAAAAGERCEVLESRLAEKEQALRHLCAAHEALKATLREKIEGLEGDKRGLLAALEDAEARRGEHEAALRARDVEVARLRGLLSEKDRRCGEAEKRASAPRDVVMRDDMLGKLEEEKAAVQCKLKWKDEQFRHLEEALKKVQDDFRAAKKEWGSDRSTLVDRIDTLEADLDSKIRVAEDFRSRLDMCSQALAHEEGRRKRVETEMSELRHMYGNVISEYQGAKSMVESLSSKTDGDIAYLRSSLAEKATMLKEIEYSKARIEQENEDLRSKLKEYQEAQIGGADAVVSLKSLREKFRALEQTHRSCTEKLRGKEEEWRLQMTKLVNDLDGCLSQLESKDILIVQLQNELLGSHRSLELQTVDNWEALIILTVVQTKFYESCSFVDTAKLNMQHHCEEIEKEISSAKKQLEEQSCIIAQSQAEQKQQSGVITKLHARIEELEHMEQEHKKMQRQLDAYKEMRDNMLRDAHCLKDETSKKESTLQVKLREALSALDEANCALADRKRELSQLEISLHHQKEAIEHLEKLKVDMEAEAKSYMCDNRILKRDLDTALTAKVEAEELLRQEKMQLTCALDEAKYTLSERNSELTQFEINFHQQKQALANLEKVKVDMGTELKTCMDENCVLKRDLGVALIAKMEAEECHTKEKEEFCGIIKEKGMMIDKLQQYVAVLEEENMVKKLDLGSLIKMECDKSIREVKNWYSEIVEISDKKLLELEERLRFAEQKFSCREQEIMNMFDQEESDWYTLIAEKEIAISDIQQTVESVQLDIKHLLEAAAAKVAEVQLEVNQLYGFAETLNSLNIIQEHDTVFKDMLIAECERELDSLQVNLVQEKHQSRNLKNLIEQLEAQTASEMSEKAEEHLEVTNKLKSLEGRNETLDEHLRELKSRTTDMSKAVLQERNQLVNELTGLTNTIGEVIYGGESMMSNLRRIMQKVNEEPCNDRLTSEKTNGRSSSPLIRHKSGHVLDRRSPLKENNY from the exons ATGTCCCGTTCATTCTTCCCGACCTGCTCCTCCCAGAAAG CGGAAATGGAGGAGATGGCCAAGGAGCTCGACGACCTGCGTGCCGAGGTGGAGGCACTCACCGCCCAGCTCCGCGCCAAGTCTGACCTCGCTGACGGCCTCAAGCGCGCGAGCGCGGACCACGCCGCGCGGCTGCGGGATGCCCGGGCGGAGGCGGAGCGGAATGCGGCGGAGGCCGCGGCCAGGGGTGAggaggccgccgccgccggggagcgGTGCGAAGTGCTAGAGTCCAGGCTAGCCGAGAAGGAGCAGGCGCTGAGGCACCTCTGTGCGGCGCACGAAGCGCTCAAGGCCACGCTCCGGGAGAAGATCGAGGGCCTCGAGGGCGACAAGAGGGGTCTCCTCGCGGCGCTCGAGGACGCTGAGGCGAGGCGCGGGGAGCACGAGGCCGCCCTGCGCGCCCGCGACGTCGAGGTCGCGCGGCTTAGGGGGCTTCTGTCAGAGAAGGACAGGAGGTGCGGCGAGGCTGAGAAGAGGGCATCGGCGCCACGAGATGTGGTGATGAGGGACGACATGCTGGGGAAGCTGGAGGAGGAGAAGGCCGCTGTCCAGTGTAAGCTCAAGTGGAAGGATGAGCAGTTCAGGCACCTCGAGGAGGCACTCAAGAAGGTTCAGGATGACTTCAGGGCTGCCAAGAAGGAGTGGGGCTCAGATAGATCAACTTTGGTTGATCGGATTGACACTCTTGAGGCTGATTTGGATTCCAAGATCAGGGTTGCAGAGGATTTCCGGTCCAGGCTGGATATGTGCAGCCAGGCATTAGCCCATGAGGAAGGCCGCAGGAAGCGAGTGGAAACAGAGATGTCTGAGTTGCGCCACATGTATGGCAATGTGATCTCTGAATATCAAGGGGCCAAATCAATGGTCGAGTCGTTGAGCTCCAAGACAGATGGGGATATTGCATATTTGAGAAGCTCACTGGCTGAGAAGGCCACAATGCTCAAGGAAATAGAATACAGTAAGGCACGTATTGAACAAGAAAATGAGGATTTGCGGTCAAAGCTCAAGGAGTATCAGGAGGCACAGATTGGTGGTGCAGATGCTGTTGTATCATTGAAAAGTCTGCGGGAGAAGTTCCGAGCCCTGGAGCAGACACATAGAAGTTGCACCGAGAAGCTAAGAGGTAAGGAAGAAGAATGGAGACTGCAGATGAcaaagcttgtgaatgacttggaTGGATGCTTATCGCAGTTAGAATCCAAAGATATTCTTATCGTGCAACTGCAGAATGAGTTGCTGGGTAGTCATAGGTCCCTTGAGCTACAAACAGTGGATAATTGGGAAGCATTGATAATACTTACTGTTGTACAGACAAAATTTTATGAGTCCTGCTCATTTGTTGATACTGCTAAACTGAATATGCAGCATCACTGTGAAGAAATTGAGAAGGAAATATCTTCTGCCAAGAAACAGTTAGAAGAACAATCTTGCATTATTGCCCAGTCTCAAGctgaacagaaacaacaatcTGGGGTTATAACAAAATTGCATGCAAGAATTGAGGAGCTAGAGCATATGGAACAAGAACATAAGAAGATGCAAAGACAACTTGATGCATACAAAGAGATGAGGGACAACATGTTAAGAGATGCTCACTGCCTAAAAGATGAAACTTCAAAGAAGGAAAGCACCCTGCAGGTGAAATTGAGGGAGGCATTAAGTGCTCTTGATGAAGCAAACTGTGCCCTTGCTGACAGGAAGCGTGAGCTGAGCCAGTTAGAAATCAGTCTCCATCACCAAAAGGAAGCGATTGAGCATTTGGAAAAACTGAAAGTTGATATGGAAGCTGAAGCCAAGAGCTATATGTGTGACAACCGTATCCTGAAGAGAGATCTGGATACTGCTCTTACTGCCAAAGTGGAAGCTGAGGAGTTGCTTAGGCAAGAAAAAATGCAGTTAACATGTGCTCTTGATGAGGCAAAATATACCCTTTCTGAGAGGAACAGTGAGCTGACCCAATTTGAGATCAATTTTCATCAGCAAAAGCAAGCACTGGCGAACTTAGAGAAGGTGAAGGTTGATATGGGAACTGAACTCAAAACATGTATGGATGAAAATTGTGTGCTGAAGAGAGATTTGGGTGTTGCTCTTATTGCCAAAATGGAGGCTGAGGAGTGTCATACAAAAGAAAAGGAGGAGTTTTGTGGCATAATTAAAGAGAAAGGAATGATGATTGATAAACTTCAGCAATACGTCGCTGTGCTAGAAGAAGAAAACATGGTCAAGAAACTTGATTTGGGAAGTCTTATCAAGATGGAGTGTGACAAGTCCATTCGTGAAGTGAAGAACTGGTATTCTGAAATTGTTGAGATCTCTGACAAAAAGCTTTTGGAGCTGGAAGAAAGGCTTAGATTCGCTGAGCAGAAATTTTCATGCAGGGAGCAGGAGATCATGAATATGTTTGATCAAGAGGAATCAGATTGGTATACACTAATTGCAGAGAAAGAAATTGCTATTTCTGATATTCAACAAACTGTTGAATCTGTTCAGCTTGACATCAAGCACCTTCTTGAGGCAGCAGCAGCAAAAGTGGCAGAAGTTCAGCTAGAGGTGAATCAACTTTATGGTTTTGCTGAAACTCTGAATTCACTTAACATCATCCAAGAGCATGATACTGTTTTCAAGGATATGCTCATTGCAGAGTGCGAAAGAGAACTTGACTCCCTGCAGGTGAATTTAGTGCAAGAGAAGCATCAGTCAAGAAATTTGAAGAATCTTATTGAACAGCTCGAAGCTCAAACTGCTTCAGAAATGTCAGAAAAGGCAGAGGAGCATCTAGAAGTTACGAATAAGCTGAAATCATTGGAGGGGAGAAATGAAACGTTAGATGAGCATCTGCGAGAGCTTAAGTCTAGAACAACTGATATGTCTAAAGCTGTACTACAAGAGAGGAATCAGTTGGTCAATGAGCTGACTGGACTAACCAATACCATCGGGGAGGTAATTTATGGAGGTGAAAGTATGATGTCAAATTTGAGAAGGATCATGCAGAAAGTTAATGAGGAACCTTGCAATGACAGGCTTACCTCAGAAAAAACTAATGGTAGAAGTTCTTCACCTTTGATCAGGCACAAATCAGGGCATGTCCTAGATAGAAGATCGCCTCTGAAGGAGAACAACTACTAG